TTATCTTGCGATTGCAGAGGTACGGCTACAAATGAAGAATAGAAAAGGGGGGGGGTCTAAACTTGTATGGATTATAAATTTGACTATAATTAGTTGGGCTGAGTTCTGATTGGATTTTAGGCCCCAAGGCGGGCCAGTTTCTGTCAATAATAATCCTGCTAAATAGAAGATAACACTTGATGTTGGACCGGAATTTTACTTAGACATATGGCCCACTGCGCttaaaaaaactgttttttattttattttatattacgGTGATATATCATATCTCTCTTACAAAGGCAAGACTTTTAGAGAAATTAAATTTCTCTCATAGCATTCTTATCAAGAATGGCAAATactataaatgctaaaatttaacataaaaaaatgctataaaTACTAAAATGCATACTCCATCAATACTCTcaaatcttatttattttgcaatttAGCTATAGTGGGCTGCTATTTAGTAGCCTAGTGTAGcaagattataaaataaaaaaaaaaaaaaaaaattgtttaatggtagttatttgaaaacataaaaagaaagaataaataaaacataaagaaagaataaaaaaagaatatttaaatgaagtggtaaactAATAGAAGTTTTGTATTTGGTGGATTGTAAAGTAGTATGTTAAAACTGATAAAGTAGGATTTTGAAATagtaaatactaaaatatttagcattcttgataagaatgctcttacaatagtacaaattttacaaaggcaagatttttagtaaatttCTTTTACAATAGTGTAAATTTCATAATCTTGTAAGAGAAATTTGATATATTGCCGTGATACCAGTTACCTTATCATTGGAAAGGGATTTCATCTTTCACAAAGGCGAGACTTTTAgtaaatttcttttataatagTGTAAATTTCACAATCTTATAAGAGAAATTTGATATATTACTATGATACCAATTACCTTATCGTTTGAAAGGGATTTCATCCTTTGATGCTAAAATGAATTACAGAGAAACCTCGTCCCAACAAaaggttaaaaagaaaattgatacCTGGTGCGTGGCACCCTTGAAGTACTTAGTGGCATGCCTTAAAGTCttgataaatattattaatgtgCCATTAATGCACGTTTGGAAATTGAATTTTCAACGAATTCACATACAGCTACACCACTTATGACTTATCCAATGTTGACCAAACCAAAGGATGTCAAAAGCCAATCCCGTGGAGGCACCAAATTGCCTCTGGACTCGGTAATACTCTTTGCTCTGGTGGAGGATCTATTCGAAGCATTCAAACAAGTAATAAAAATCCATTCCACTTTGATAGGTACAGCCTAACTTAGAAGACCAGTTTTAATTCCCCTGATGCACGTTTCTCATGGTTTCCAATTACCTACTCATAGTAGTAGATAAATATAAGTAAAAAGGCTTCTAATTTCCAATTTCTTATTGTCAAATtccatttgaatttttataaagtTTCATATAGTTTAATCATCCTAAACTGGACATTAGACTATAATATGATGCACGCTTTTCATAACTTCCAATTGCCTAGTCATAGTAATAGATAAATATAAGTAACCAATCTCCAATTTCTCATTATAAAATTGGACGGTAGTGTAATGCACAATTTTCATAACTTTCAATTGCCTAATCataataatagataaatataaataaaatacttcTAATCTCCAATTTCTCATTGTCAAATTCTACTTGAATTTTTGTAAAGTTTCATATGGTTTGATCATCCTAAACTGGACATTGGACCTTAGGagaaaaattgtttcaaattattataaaaGTGAAGCTTAAAGGTGGGttcacttgagagttgagacccTCACTTCATGTCATCATGGTTTATATTATATACAATGAAATTTGAAGAACATGAGGATCAACTATATTGAGGATACCTTAAATTGGGTAGGGACTAGGTACAATTTTAAAGAGATTATTTGtcttcataaaaaaagaaaaagaaaaaggaagaagtaaAAATTAAGCATATTTAGGAGAAAGTCCTGCCAAAACAATCAATCAATGTTGTTGAATTTAGGATTAATGTTATCTTATTCATTCATTCTCTTTATTATCCAATTAAAGCAAACGAAACTTCTAATctttttatccaaaaattaaaaataaagcaaaataaaaagaccaaaataccctcaccttatgaccccttaaaaacaaaacaaaaataaagaatacacCGGTATCGGAATTGGGTAGGGACTAGGTACAATTTTAAAGagattatttttcttcataaaaaaagaaaaagaaaaaggaagaagtaaAAATTAAGCATATTTAGGAGAAAGTCCTGCCAAAACAATCAATCAATGTTGTTGAATTTAGGATTAATGTTAAATAAAGTCCTGCCAAAACAATCAATCAATGTTGTTGAATTTAGGATTAATGTTATCTTATTCATTCATTCTCTTTATTATCCAATTAAAGCAAATGAAACTTCTAATctgtttatccaaaaataaaaaataaagcaaaataaaaagaccaaaataccctcaccttaggaccccttaaaaacaaaacaaaaataaagaatacacCGGCATCGGCCGGTCGCGGGCAGTGGAGAGTCTGGCCCACCAAGCCACCACCTTAATCCAACTTCGACCTGCTGACTATGCCATGCTTTTAATgctaagacttttttttttttttaaattttattttactattaagatttttctttaaaaaaaaaaaaaaaaggttccggGTCCAAATCACAGTCCAATTGGCACCATTAACAGGGAGCTAAACAaagaagagactacaaaaagattatttattattttataatatcgaagaaagaaaaacccacaaaattaaATTACTATTAAGACTTTAACGCGTCCGACTACGACCCTACAAATTTGAAAcattccaaacacaaaaacctgcgactctctctcattctctctctgtGTCCTCTTTTCCTTGTTTCTCTTCTCCTTTCGTGTCCTACATTAATAATCCgcgaaacaaaattaaaaaagttcaaTAACCTTTTGTCACAAATTTCTCAACTACTCAAATATTTTGTTATACccctctctgtctctgtctttCCATGGCGcccattttttattcattccaTTCTCTGaatctttccttttttgtaATTCGTCGGCGTTGATTGCGTCAATCCCACGTAATTTGCCATTGGTTTCCTCGAACTTTATATTATCATTACGATAATCTTGTTTCGTTTTACAagtcttctttaaaaaaaggaGAGGTTTTATTCAGGTTTCTCAGCGACTCTGTTGAATGGGTTTGTTTCGTACACCGATGGCTAATGCCCTTCGCTTCACATTCCTATACCCATTTGCGAAAAACGAAATGGGGTTGTAGCGTTTCTCTCATATCTCACATATATGGTTCGTACAACAAGAAGAATAATACAGGGGCAAAAATAGTAATAGTAGAATTCGATGGGAAATAACTGCGTGGGAAACAGAGCTCCTTCCAAGTATGGACTTATGGAATCGATTTCGAAATCGGTTTGGTGGACTAGATCCCAGGACTGCATCGTTTCTCAGAGAGGAATTGCCAATGAATCATCAACTTCTGTGAAAAAAGAAGTAGATTTTCCTTTACCTGTACAAAACAAGCCTCCGGAAATGGTTAAGATTTTCTTTGAAGATATTAAGCCAGTGCAGGTGCAGCCCATTAGAAATGTAGAGGATGATAAATTAGCACAACCCCAGAAGCCGGACAAAGAGGAAGAGACTAAAAAACCTGCAGAACAACCATTGACGCACAAGGAAGAGATTACTATTACTATTAAACCGGTACAGCTGCCAATTCCAACTCCAATTCCAAAGGAGCAAGAGGAGGTTACTAAGCCAATAGAGCTATTAAAACCGAGGAAGCTTCCTTATAATGTGAATAGATCAGCGAGTGCGGGGCTTCGGGCTGATTCTGTTTTGCAAACCAAGACTGGTCATTTGAAGGAGTACTATAACTTGGGGCCGAAGCTTGGGCACGGGCAATTTGGGACAACATTTCTTTGCGTGGAGAAGGGGACTGGGAGACAGTACGCGTGCAAATCTATTGCGAAGAGGAAGTTGTTGACGAATGATGATGTGGATGATGTGAGGAGGGAAATTCAGATAATGCATCACTTAGCAGGGCAGCCTAATGTAATCTCAATCAAAGGGGCTTATGAGGATGCTGTTGCTGTTCATGTTGTGATGGAGTTGTGTTCAGGGGGTGAACTCTTCGATAGGATCATTCAGCAGGGGCATTTTTCAGAAAGGAAGGCAGCTCAGCTAACTAGGACAGTAGTTGGTGTTATAGAAGCCTGCCACTCTTTAGGGGTCATGCATCGTGATCTTAAGCCagagaattttctttttgtcaaTGACCAGGAGGATTCACCTCTCATGGCAATAGATTTCGGATTATCAGTATTCTATAAGCCAGGTTTGTTCGAGAAGTCTCCTTCCCTTTGACTTGTATTTCTTTGGCTTCACCTCAATTTGTCTTGTTCTATCATCTATAACCGTActtgatattttgaaattacATAAACTTCTTACATATTGAATTGGGGACTCTCTTATGGACATATTCAGCCTCACCCTGTCCTATTGTAACTACTTTGCTAGAACAAGCTTACAAGCAAAAcctttttttacttatataaaaaatttgtaactaattTGGTAGAGGTGGTAATGTAGATACAATACAGTTCAAATAATGCACTTGGTTATGGTAAATGTGGCTATTAGATTTTCTGCTTATGATACATTTATTGTTGCCTCAAGTTCTGGGGTAGTCTTTCTTGCTTTTTATTTATAGGAATAATATGTTTGGATTGGTAATTTTAAAGCTTTAGGCTtcctatatatattaatgtagagTCTCTAGAACATTGTTGCAGGGGAGAGGAATCATTTGGGAGTTTTGAGATCAGCCTATACCTGTCAAATAAGTAGAAGAATTATATTAGACAACCATAATGCAAATTATGTTGCTTTTGATTATACTGTGATGTTCACGAGATGATGCTCGATTATTTAGTAGAGTATGAACTCTtgatatgaatatttttttttaaagttttgcaGTTATCTAAATACAATTATGCTATGTGTATTTTATTACTGATAGTCCTAGATTACAGGGGAAGTTTTCAGTGATGTGGTTGGAAGCCCATATTATGTTGCCCCTGAAGTTTTGCGTAAGATTTATGGTCCAGAATCAGATGTTTGGAGTGCTGGTGTGATTCTTTACATTCTTTTAAGTGGGGTGCCTCCTTTTTGGGCTGGTAAGAATCCTAAAATGCTTTAgaatatggattttttttcttcttattggtGCTTTCATAGACTGTTTTACTATAGTTCTAGTAACttaaatttacttttttcttctcttcttttccttttacgTTTTGAAATAGAAACGGAGCATGAGATATTTGAAGAGGTTTTGTATGGTGACCTGGACTTCTCATCAGATCCCTGGCCTAATATCTCCGATAGTGCAAAAGATTTAGTTAGGAAAATGCTTGTCAGAAACCCAAGAAAGCGGATAACTGCACATGAAGTATTGTGtaagttgtttcttttttttttttctgtttcctCCCCTACGGATATATCTGAGAATAATCATGATAGTGATAGTATGGCAAGCCCCCTCTCAACAGATGGCATGACATACATGTAATTTCATTGACAATTTCCTATATTGGCCACTCAAATTGTAGCTTTTGggcttttattatataattgttGATAGCCAACCCCAAAAGTTTAGGTCTAAGCCTCGTTTGTTGTATTATATAGTTGTTGATAGATAGCCAGATGTGAATAACCTGGCTGAGACCACTTAAACTCACCCGGTCTGTTACATACCTTGTTTGTCGGAGCAAATTTAGTAAGTAGCTTTCTGTAGTAATACTGATAATATggcttttaaaaattttcgtGCCTGTTTTCTGCTAGTTGGCTGTTTGAAGAAAAACcttttttagaaagtttattTCAGAGtcagaagatttttttttcttatttcgaAGGAATGTAGAATGACATGCGTCATCACCGTCATTGCTGCTTGAAgcgaaaataagaaaaatgatttatcaaacagaaaaagaaaatatagcaTAAGGAAAGcagaatttcaaaattaaagcatTTGGATAAGGAAGATGACTTTGCATTGTTATGCTATATATGTGAgctatttgtttatttgatggACATGGAACTCATGTTTATTTCAATA
The sequence above is drawn from the Quercus robur chromosome 7, dhQueRobu3.1, whole genome shotgun sequence genome and encodes:
- the LOC126692758 gene encoding calcium-dependent protein kinase 26-like, producing the protein MGNNCVGNRAPSKYGLMESISKSVWWTRSQDCIVSQRGIANESSTSVKKEVDFPLPVQNKPPEMVKIFFEDIKPVQVQPIRNVEDDKLAQPQKPDKEEETKKPAEQPLTHKEEITITIKPVQLPIPTPIPKEQEEVTKPIELLKPRKLPYNVNRSASAGLRADSVLQTKTGHLKEYYNLGPKLGHGQFGTTFLCVEKGTGRQYACKSIAKRKLLTNDDVDDVRREIQIMHHLAGQPNVISIKGAYEDAVAVHVVMELCSGGELFDRIIQQGHFSERKAAQLTRTVVGVIEACHSLGVMHRDLKPENFLFVNDQEDSPLMAIDFGLSVFYKPGEVFSDVVGSPYYVAPEVLRKIYGPESDVWSAGVILYILLSGVPPFWAETEHEIFEEVLYGDLDFSSDPWPNISDSAKDLVRKMLVRNPRKRITAHEVLCHPWIQVDGVAPDKALDSAVLSRLKQFSAMDRLKKMALRVIAEHLSEEEIAGLKEMFNVIDADNSGQITFEELKDGLKRFGANLNESEIHDLMQAADVDNSGTIDYGEFIAATLHLNKVEREDHLFAAFSYFDKDGSGYITQDELQQACEEFGIEDAHLEEIIQEVDQDNDGRIDYNEFVAMMQKGNASLGKKGQQGSFNIGFREALSVC